Proteins from a single region of Streptomyces glaucescens:
- a CDS encoding M16 family metallopeptidase — translation MTSRSSKATARTSSEARAVARTQTLIKGSNGIGTVRKTVLPGGLRIVTETLPSVRSATFGIWAHVGSRDETPALNGATHYLEHLLFKGTHRRSALDISSAVDAVGGEMNAFTAKEYTCYYARVLDTDLPLAIDVVCDMLTDSVIREEDVDVERGAILEEIAMTEDDPGDCVHDLFAHTMFGDNPLGRPVLGTVDTVNALGADRIRRFYKKHYDPTHLVVACAGNIDHNKVVRQVRAAFEKAGALKDPDARPAGPRTGRRTVRTAGRVELLGRKTEQAHIVLGMPGLARTDDRRWALGVLNTALGGGMSSRLFQEVREKRGLAYSVYSYTSGFADCGLFGVYAGCRPSQVHDVLKICRDELDHVAEHGLSDEEIDRAIGQLRGSTVLGLEDTGALMNRIGKSELCWGEQMSVDDMLARIASVTPDDVREVARDILGRRPSLSVIGPLKDKQAARLHDAVA, via the coding sequence GTGACGTCCCGTAGCTCCAAGGCGACGGCCCGCACCTCTTCGGAGGCGCGGGCCGTCGCCCGTACCCAAACCCTGATCAAGGGCAGCAACGGCATCGGCACCGTCCGCAAGACCGTCCTCCCGGGCGGCTTGCGCATCGTCACCGAGACCCTGCCCTCGGTCCGCTCCGCGACCTTCGGCATCTGGGCGCACGTCGGCTCCCGCGACGAGACCCCCGCGCTGAACGGAGCCACGCACTACCTGGAGCACCTGCTCTTCAAGGGCACGCACCGCAGGTCCGCCCTGGACATCTCCTCCGCCGTCGACGCCGTCGGCGGCGAGATGAACGCGTTCACGGCCAAGGAGTACACGTGCTACTACGCGCGCGTGCTCGACACCGACCTGCCGCTCGCCATCGACGTCGTCTGCGACATGCTCACGGACTCCGTGATCCGCGAGGAGGACGTCGACGTCGAGCGCGGGGCCATCCTCGAAGAGATCGCCATGACCGAGGACGACCCGGGCGACTGCGTGCACGACCTGTTCGCGCACACCATGTTCGGCGACAACCCCCTCGGCCGCCCGGTCCTCGGCACCGTCGACACGGTCAACGCCCTCGGCGCCGACCGCATCCGCCGCTTCTACAAGAAGCACTACGACCCGACGCACCTGGTGGTCGCCTGCGCCGGCAACATCGACCACAACAAGGTCGTACGCCAGGTCCGCGCCGCCTTCGAGAAGGCCGGCGCCCTCAAGGACCCGGACGCCCGCCCGGCCGGCCCGCGCACCGGGCGGCGCACCGTGCGCACCGCCGGCCGCGTCGAACTGCTCGGCCGCAAGACCGAGCAGGCGCACATCGTGCTCGGCATGCCCGGCCTGGCCCGCACGGACGACCGCCGCTGGGCCCTGGGCGTGCTGAACACCGCCCTCGGCGGAGGCATGTCCTCCCGGCTCTTCCAGGAGGTCCGCGAGAAGCGCGGCCTCGCCTACAGCGTGTACTCGTACACCTCGGGGTTCGCCGACTGCGGCCTGTTCGGCGTGTACGCGGGCTGCCGCCCGTCGCAGGTGCACGACGTGCTGAAGATCTGCCGCGACGAGCTGGACCACGTCGCCGAGCACGGCCTGTCCGACGAGGAGATCGACCGCGCCATCGGCCAGCTGCGCGGCTCCACCGTCCTCGGCCTGGAGGACACCGGCGCGCTGATGAACCGTATCGGCAAGAGCGAGCTGTGCTGGGGCGAGCAGATGTCCGTCGACGACATGCTGGCCCGGATAGCCTCGGTCACCCCGGACGACGTCCGCGAGGTCGCCCGCGACATCCTGGGCCGGCGGCCCTCGCTGTCGGTCATCGGCCCGCTGAAGGACAAGCAGGCCGCGCGGCTGCACGACGCCGTGGCCTAG
- a CDS encoding polyribonucleotide nucleotidyltransferase, producing MENETHYAEAVIDNGSFGTRTIRFETGRLAKQAAGSAVAYLDDDTMVLSATTASKQPKDQLDFFPLTVDVEERMYAAGKIPGSFFRREGRPSEDAILTCRLIDRPLRPSFKKGLRNEIQVVATIMALNPDHLYDVVAINAASASTQLAGLPFSGPIGGVRVALIRGQWVAFPTHTELEDAVFDMVVAGRVLEDGDVAIMMVEAEATEKTIKLVEGGAEAPTEEVVAAGLESAKPFIKVLCKAQSDLAAKAAKPTAEFPIFLDYQDDVFEALSAAVKPELAQALTIAGKQERESELDRVKALAAEKLLPEFEGREKEISAAYRSLTKQLVRERVIKEKKRIDGRGLTDIRTLAAEVEAIPRVHGSAVFERGETQILGVTTLNMLRMEQQLDTLSPVTRKRYMHNYNFPPYSTGETGRVGSPKRREIGHGALAERALIPVLPTREEFPYAIRQVSEALSSNGSTSMGSVCASTMSLLNAGVPLKAPVAGIAMGLISQEIEGETHYVTLTDILGAEDAFGDMDFKVAGTKEFVTALQLDTKLDGIPASVLAAALKQARDARLHILDVMMEAIDRPDEMSPNAPRIITVKIPVDKIGEVIGPKGKMINQIQEDTGAEITIEDDGTIYIGAADGPSAEAARATINGIANPTMPEVGERYLGTVVKTTTFGAFVSLLPGKDGLLHISQIRKLAGGKRVENVEDVLGVGQKVQVEIAEIDSRGKLSLVPVIEGEEGSEAEKDDADQ from the coding sequence GTGGAGAACGAGACCCACTACGCCGAGGCCGTCATCGACAACGGCTCTTTCGGTACCCGCACCATCCGCTTCGAGACGGGCCGCCTGGCCAAGCAGGCCGCCGGTTCCGCCGTGGCGTACCTGGACGACGACACCATGGTGCTGTCGGCCACCACCGCCTCCAAGCAGCCCAAGGACCAGCTCGACTTCTTCCCGCTGACGGTGGACGTCGAGGAGCGGATGTACGCCGCCGGCAAGATCCCCGGCAGCTTCTTCCGCCGTGAGGGCCGGCCCTCCGAGGACGCCATCCTCACCTGCCGCCTCATCGACCGCCCGCTGCGCCCGTCCTTCAAGAAGGGCCTGCGCAACGAGATCCAGGTCGTCGCCACGATCATGGCGCTCAACCCCGACCACCTGTACGACGTCGTGGCGATCAACGCCGCTTCCGCGTCCACCCAGCTGGCCGGCCTGCCCTTCTCCGGCCCGATCGGCGGCGTCCGCGTCGCGCTGATCCGCGGCCAGTGGGTCGCCTTCCCGACGCACACCGAGCTCGAGGACGCCGTCTTCGACATGGTCGTCGCGGGCCGCGTCCTGGAGGACGGCGACGTCGCGATCATGATGGTCGAGGCCGAGGCCACCGAGAAGACCATCAAGCTGGTCGAGGGCGGCGCCGAGGCGCCGACCGAGGAGGTCGTCGCCGCGGGCCTGGAGTCCGCCAAGCCGTTCATCAAGGTGCTCTGCAAGGCCCAGTCGGACCTCGCGGCCAAGGCCGCCAAGCCGACCGCCGAGTTCCCGATCTTCCTGGACTACCAGGACGACGTCTTCGAGGCGCTGAGCGCCGCCGTCAAGCCCGAGCTGGCCCAGGCGCTCACCATCGCCGGCAAGCAGGAGCGCGAGTCCGAGCTGGACCGCGTCAAGGCGCTCGCCGCCGAGAAGCTCCTGCCGGAGTTCGAGGGCCGCGAGAAGGAGATCTCCGCCGCGTACCGCTCGCTCACCAAGCAGCTGGTCCGCGAGCGCGTGATCAAGGAGAAGAAGCGGATCGACGGCCGCGGCCTGACGGACATCCGCACCCTGGCCGCCGAGGTCGAGGCCATCCCGCGGGTCCACGGCTCCGCCGTGTTCGAGCGTGGCGAGACCCAGATCCTGGGCGTCACCACCCTGAACATGCTGCGCATGGAGCAGCAGCTGGACACCCTCTCCCCGGTGACCCGCAAGCGCTACATGCACAACTACAACTTCCCGCCCTACTCCACGGGCGAGACCGGCCGCGTCGGCTCCCCGAAGCGCCGCGAGATCGGCCACGGCGCCCTCGCCGAGCGCGCCCTGATCCCGGTCCTGCCGACCCGCGAGGAGTTCCCCTACGCGATCCGCCAGGTCTCCGAGGCGCTCAGCTCGAACGGCTCGACCTCCATGGGTTCCGTCTGTGCCTCCACCATGTCGCTGCTGAACGCCGGTGTGCCGCTGAAGGCCCCGGTCGCCGGTATCGCCATGGGCCTGATCTCCCAGGAGATCGAGGGCGAGACCCACTACGTCACCCTCACCGACATCCTCGGTGCGGAGGACGCCTTCGGCGACATGGACTTCAAGGTCGCCGGCACCAAGGAGTTCGTGACCGCCCTCCAGCTCGACACCAAGCTGGACGGCATCCCGGCCTCCGTCCTGGCCGCCGCCCTCAAGCAGGCCCGCGACGCGCGTCTCCACATCCTCGACGTGATGATGGAGGCCATCGACCGGCCCGACGAGATGTCCCCGAACGCGCCGCGGATCATCACCGTGAAGATCCCGGTCGACAAGATCGGTGAGGTCATCGGCCCCAAGGGCAAGATGATCAACCAGATCCAGGAGGACACGGGCGCCGAGATCACCATCGAGGACGACGGCACCATCTACATCGGTGCCGCCGACGGCCCGTCCGCCGAGGCCGCCCGCGCCACGATCAACGGCATCGCCAACCCGACGATGCCCGAGGTCGGCGAGCGCTACCTGGGCACGGTCGTGAAGACGACCACCTTCGGCGCGTTCGTCTCCCTGCTGCCCGGCAAGGACGGTCTGCTGCACATCTCGCAGATCCGCAAGCTGGCCGGCGGCAAGCGCGTGGAGAACGTCGAGGACGTTCTCGGCGTGGGCCAGAAGGTCCAGGTCGAGATCGCCGAGATCGACTCCCGCGGCAAGCTCTCCCTCGTCCCCGTGATCGAGGGCGAGGAAGGCTCCGAGGCCGAGAAGGACGACGCCGACCAGTGA